A segment of the Candidatus Methylomirabilis sp. genome:
AAGTTCACCGCCTCGGGGGTGACCCGCTCGGCGGCGAGCGTGAGGTCCCCCTCGTTCTCCCGGTCCTCGTCGTCCACGACGATGACCATCCGGCCCGCCCGGATGGCGGCGAGCGCGTCCTCGACCGTGGCGAAGGGCATCCCCGACTTTCCCCTTTCTGCAGGGCCCGCAGGGGCCTCTCGGAGCATTCTACACCAGGTGCCGCCCCTGCCCTACCCGGATGGCGCGATGCCCGCCCGCC
Coding sequences within it:
- a CDS encoding 3,4-dihydroxy-2-butanone-4-phosphate synthase gives rise to the protein MPFATVEDALAAIRAGRMVIVVDDEDRENEGDLTLAAERVTPEAVN